The genomic window TGTGGTGTTTCCTTAGGTGCATATAGTTCTTTTTCATGCTTTCTCCATTCATGCTTTATTTTTTATTCCCTCCAAAATCTTGTGATATGCTTTTTCTTCAAGGTTTGCTATTTCATTAATCATATAAGGTAATCTGTTAAGTTCTTTACTTTCTTTCAATAAGTACTCCACTATTAAATCTGTCATCTCTTGAATAATAATGCCGCTCTTTTTAAAAAGGTCACCTGCTACTTTCCACTCTTGAAAACCGTACTTGTACCCTAATTCTATTAGCAATGTAGCATACTCTCTTCGATCAGCTTGATGTTCTATTTCATCTTTTTCTTCTATCATAAGCAATCTATTAGGAAGAATTGGAACTGTACCTGTAAACATGGTGATATTTCTAAGAACTGTTTCATATTCTTGAAGGGTTAATTCATCTTTCCAATTAAGAATTTCTTTACTGAGCTTTCGCATACCAGTAATTCCACAGAATCCCACCTTAGGATTAATCATTTGATTCGCTTTTTCATAAAACCCTTTTATGGCAATTTCTCTAATACTCTTAATTTCATCATCAAACTCTATTAGACATATTGAATTTTTATCAGATAAAGATGTCTTTTCAATATTAAGAGCTTTTTCAAGAGTTTCATATTTAATTTTTTGCAATTCTTTAATTCCACAATCATATACATATGCACACTGCTCTTCATCATCATACCCTACCATTAGTATATAGTGAATTGGTATATGTTCTTTATAGTAAAACTTTGGATAATAACTTAAATAATACATATCCAAACATCCAAGAACAACTGGTCTTTCATTATCAATTTGTTCTTTTGCTTTTTTCATTAGATATTCAAATCTTCTGCCTTCTATATGCTTATACTTAAATCCTACAATATCACAGATTGATGCATACATTTTTTTAGTTCTTCCATCATTAAACCCAGCCATTCTTCGCACATTCCCACTGCTGCACTTTAAATATACAAAATTTCCTATTCCACTTAAACAAAAGAAAAAATAATCTGGTATATCTTCACCTAATTTTGTTTGATATAAATCTTCAATACCATTCCACATACAGGTATAATCACAAACTTTATGTCTTAGTTCAATGATCTTTTTAGGCATATTTTTATCACCCCTTCTATAAAATTTTATTTTCTATAGAAAAAGCATATACCCTCGTATTATGCTAGAGTCAATACCCTATCTTTTCTTTTTTATTTATAGGGAAACATACTTCTGTAACAAATTTTTCTTCATTTACTTCATGCTCTGGAGAAATATAATAAATATTAAATGCTGGTCCACAAATTTCAAACCCATTTTGTGTTATCCATTTAGCTATGTAAATATTTATATCTTTAAGTT from Clostridium sp. MB40-C1 includes these protein-coding regions:
- a CDS encoding BtrH N-terminal domain-containing protein gives rise to the protein MPKKIIELRHKVCDYTCMWNGIEDLYQTKLGEDIPDYFFFCLSGIGNFVYLKCSSGNVRRMAGFNDGRTKKMYASICDIVGFKYKHIEGRRFEYLMKKAKEQIDNERPVVLGCLDMYYLSYYPKFYYKEHIPIHYILMVGYDDEEQCAYVYDCGIKELQKIKYETLEKALNIEKTSLSDKNSICLIEFDDEIKSIREIAIKGFYEKANQMINPKVGFCGITGMRKLSKEILNWKDELTLQEYETVLRNITMFTGTVPILPNRLLMIEEKDEIEHQADRREYATLLIELGYKYGFQEWKVAGDLFKKSGIIIQEMTDLIVEYLLKESKELNRLPYMINEIANLEEKAYHKILEGIKNKA